A window of the Eulemur rufifrons isolate Redbay chromosome 6, OSU_ERuf_1, whole genome shotgun sequence genome harbors these coding sequences:
- the LOC138383977 gene encoding BLOC-1-related complex subunit 7-like, which yields MMATGTLGSQAWLGQSLKGLLTEKVNTCGTDVIVLTKQVLKGSQSSELLGQAAQNMVLQEGAMLHSEDSLRKMAIVTKYLQYQQEAIQKNVEQSSDL from the coding sequence ATGATGGCAACTGGGACACTAGGTTCTCAAGCTTGGTTAGGTCAGTCCCTGAAGGGGCTTCTCACAGAGAAGGTGAACACCTGTGGTACTGATGTGATTGTACTCACCAAGCAGGTGCTGAAGGGCTCCCAGAGCTCTGAGCTGTTAGGTCAAGCTGCTCAAAACATGGTACTACAAGAAGGTGCTATGTTGCACTCAGAAGATAGTTTAAGGAAAATGGCAATAGTAACAAAGTATCTTCAATACCAGCAAGAAGCTATTCAGAAGAATGTTGAACAGTCATCAGATCTATAA